Proteins from one Catalinimonas alkaloidigena genomic window:
- a CDS encoding SLC13 family permease: protein MIPQLWHKWIVLVTIVLLVIFLYKEYIRPALTFFLAVILLMIVGVLTPGEILAGLSNEPIATIILLIILTAVLRRNYSIELMFDSLFRRARSVRSFLLQMMVTVASLSSILNNTPIVAVMTPYVYQWGKRRSIAPSKLLMPLSFATMLGGMITLIGTSTNLVLNGFLSQSQETLLEFKDFLPLGVLVTVVGILYLITLGYKLLPENRDALDALKANTREYVVETQIINGSTLVGKTVSGAGLRNLRGIYLVEIARGGRTISPVSPEELLYHQDVLYFAGNTETVVDLINEDNGLVLPPQATSDLIPGGALEIVEAVIPANSSLAGRTVKEADFRQRYKAAIVAIHRNGEKVRGKIGNMRLQAGDLLLLSVGREFRRNMNQMRELYVISRFSNPRQRRKNRYRRLFPPAAIALIGCIGMGWIKLFPALLILLSIAFLLKMAKIDDVKKEIDFSMVAILVLSLALGNALLKTGGADLVARSFIAVANPLGTIGIVTGLFILTTILTSFVTNVAAVSIAFPIAYSLSRDLGLPPTALYLTIAFAASCAFLTPIGYQTNLMVYGPGGYTFRDFFRVGLPLVLIYALTCILYIIIRYQFI from the coding sequence TTGATACCGCAACTGTGGCATAAGTGGATAGTACTGGTCACCATCGTGCTATTGGTCATCTTTTTGTACAAAGAGTACATCCGCCCGGCCCTGACGTTCTTTCTGGCGGTGATTCTGCTGATGATCGTGGGCGTACTGACGCCCGGCGAAATTCTGGCCGGACTTTCCAACGAACCGATCGCAACCATCATCCTTCTGATCATTTTAACGGCGGTGTTGCGCAGGAACTACAGCATTGAGCTGATGTTCGATTCGCTGTTCCGAAGGGCGCGCTCGGTGCGGTCGTTTCTGTTGCAGATGATGGTGACGGTCGCTTCGCTTTCCTCCATCCTGAACAACACCCCCATTGTCGCCGTCATGACGCCCTACGTTTACCAGTGGGGCAAGCGGCGCAGCATTGCTCCGTCAAAGCTGCTCATGCCGCTTTCGTTCGCTACGATGCTCGGCGGAATGATTACGCTCATCGGGACCTCTACCAACCTGGTGCTGAATGGATTTCTGAGCCAAAGCCAGGAAACGCTGTTGGAATTCAAGGATTTTTTGCCCTTGGGGGTATTGGTAACGGTCGTAGGAATACTCTACCTGATCACACTGGGCTACAAACTGTTGCCGGAAAACCGCGACGCCCTGGATGCGCTAAAAGCCAATACGCGCGAATACGTGGTTGAAACGCAGATCATCAACGGTTCGACGCTGGTTGGCAAAACGGTGAGCGGCGCCGGCCTGCGGAATTTGCGTGGGATTTACCTGGTGGAGATTGCCCGCGGTGGGCGCACCATTTCGCCCGTCTCGCCCGAAGAGCTGCTCTATCATCAGGATGTACTGTATTTCGCGGGCAATACCGAAACGGTGGTCGATCTGATCAACGAAGACAACGGGTTGGTGTTGCCGCCTCAGGCAACGTCCGATTTGATTCCGGGCGGCGCGCTGGAAATTGTCGAGGCCGTAATTCCTGCGAATTCGTCATTGGCAGGGCGTACGGTGAAAGAGGCCGATTTCCGCCAACGCTACAAAGCCGCCATTGTGGCCATTCACCGAAACGGCGAGAAAGTGCGGGGGAAAATCGGAAACATGCGCCTTCAGGCGGGTGACCTACTGCTGTTGTCGGTGGGCCGGGAGTTCCGGCGCAACATGAACCAGATGCGCGAATTGTACGTGATTTCACGGTTCAGCAATCCCCGACAGCGCCGCAAGAACCGCTACCGCCGGCTGTTTCCGCCGGCTGCCATTGCGCTGATTGGCTGCATCGGTATGGGGTGGATCAAATTGTTTCCGGCCCTGCTGATCCTGCTGAGTATCGCGTTTCTACTCAAAATGGCGAAGATCGACGACGTGAAGAAGGAAATCGATTTTAGCATGGTGGCCATCCTGGTGCTTTCACTAGCCTTGGGGAACGCTTTGTTAAAGACAGGAGGCGCCGATCTGGTGGCCCGATCGTTCATTGCTGTCGCCAATCCGCTGGGGACCATCGGCATCGTGACGGGGCTGTTCATACTAACCACAATCCTGACGTCGTTCGTGACCAACGTGGCGGCGGTTTCCATCGCCTTCCCCATTGCCTATTCCCTGAGCCGCGATTTGGGTCTGCCTCCCACCGCGCTGTACTTGACCATTGCGTTTGCGGCTTCGTGCGCGTTTCTGACCCCCATCGGGTACCAAACCAACCTGATGGTTTACGGGCCGGGCGGCTATACCTTTCGCGATTTCTTCCGGGTTGGCCTGCCGTTGGTACTGATCTATGCCTTGACGTGCATCTTGTATATAATTATCCGATATCAATTTATCTGA
- the cysC gene encoding adenylyl-sulfate kinase, which yields MNPNIIPHQHAIQKADRHRLAEHRSFILWFTGLSGSGKSTLANRLEQKLYKDGCRTYILDGDNIRTGLCKDLTFSEEDRKENIRRIGEVAKLMVDAGVIVLSAFISPFREDRQLVRDLVNKGEFVEIFVNCPLEVCEQRDVKGLYQKARRGEIRNFTGIDSPFEPPLSPDIEIRSNEQSLDDSVDQLYRAILPFLKPSAE from the coding sequence ATGAATCCCAATATCATTCCTCATCAGCACGCCATCCAGAAGGCAGACCGCCATCGGTTGGCAGAGCATCGTTCGTTTATCCTCTGGTTTACAGGGCTATCCGGGTCGGGTAAGTCCACACTGGCCAACCGCCTGGAACAAAAGCTGTACAAAGACGGCTGCCGGACGTACATCCTGGACGGTGACAACATCCGGACCGGACTTTGCAAAGATTTAACCTTTTCGGAAGAGGACCGGAAAGAAAACATCCGCCGCATTGGCGAAGTAGCGAAACTGATGGTCGATGCGGGCGTAATTGTACTTTCTGCCTTTATCTCGCCGTTTCGGGAAGACCGTCAACTGGTACGCGATCTGGTAAATAAAGGAGAATTTGTAGAAATTTTTGTAAATTGCCCATTGGAAGTTTGCGAACAGCGCGACGTGAAAGGGTTGTACCAGAAAGCACGTCGCGGAGAAATTCGTAACTTTACGGGAATTGATTCTCCATTCGAACCACCCCTGTCGCCTGACATCGAAATACGGAGCAACGAACAGTCGCTCGACGACTCGGTTGACCAACTCTACAGAGCAATCTTACCGTTTCTCAAACCATCTGCTGAGTAA
- a CDS encoding putative colanic acid biosynthesis acetyltransferase: MAEVDLSRYNNDWYSPGAPRWKQLVWFLTNALFFINPLNPLSGLKVALLRLFGAQIGEGVMIKPGVNIKYPWFLTIGNHVWIGENVWIDNLTHVTIDDHACLSQGAMLLTGSHDYKQITFDLKVSGITLRRGVWIGAKALVCPGVTAETHSVLAASSVATTDLAPYMVYQGNPAVAKRPRDVQSQILERR, encoded by the coding sequence ATGGCGGAAGTTGACCTGAGCCGATACAATAACGATTGGTACTCGCCCGGGGCGCCCCGGTGGAAACAACTCGTGTGGTTTTTAACGAACGCGCTGTTTTTTATCAATCCACTCAATCCGCTCAGTGGCCTGAAAGTAGCGTTACTGCGCCTGTTCGGAGCGCAGATCGGCGAAGGCGTGATGATCAAGCCCGGGGTAAACATCAAATATCCTTGGTTCCTGACCATCGGAAACCACGTCTGGATTGGGGAAAACGTCTGGATCGATAACCTGACCCACGTCACCATAGACGACCACGCGTGTTTGTCGCAAGGGGCCATGCTGCTCACCGGAAGCCATGACTACAAACAGATTACATTTGACTTGAAAGTAAGCGGCATCACCCTGCGGCGCGGCGTCTGGATCGGAGCCAAGGCGTTGGTCTGTCCCGGCGTCACTGCCGAAACCCATAGCGTGCTGGCTGCTAGCTCCGTCGCTACCACCGATCTGGCTCCCTATATGGTGTACCAGGGCAACCCGGCCGTAGCCAAACGCCCGCGAGACGTGCAAAGCCAAATTCTAGAACGCCGCTGA
- a CDS encoding acyltransferase family protein, which produces MPFQNILRRLKRETSSGNYLPEVDGLRFLAIAMVLFFHMYWYFVVRHVGTYADALSDYPWLSRVMVNGRQGVELFFVISGFILALPFAGHYLKQKRNVALKQYFLRRVTRLEPPYLLALVILFLASIAVGKYTFAELFPSLLASVVYLHNIIFQQYPLVTVIAWSLEVEVQFYILAPLLATVFALPPWGRRLALLTGILGMPLLQAAVSLPFVSLYNFLQFFLTGFLLADVYLTERVQLPNRGWSIVGGSLLLFSILWLDMHASLWQKSVYPLAIGSFFFLVFAVPFWRKLFSRQVLAVIGGMCYSIYLWHYALISLFGPLLLKKQITAYFLTDFFLYTLLQLIPILVFSSLYFYLIEKPCMRRDWYKHLWFWKSQAYPVNK; this is translated from the coding sequence GTGCCCTTCCAGAACATACTTCGGCGACTCAAGCGAGAGACTTCCTCCGGCAATTACCTGCCTGAAGTAGACGGCTTGCGCTTCCTGGCCATCGCCATGGTGCTGTTTTTTCACATGTACTGGTACTTCGTAGTCAGGCATGTGGGTACGTACGCAGATGCATTGTCAGATTACCCCTGGCTTAGCCGGGTGATGGTAAACGGACGGCAGGGGGTTGAGCTGTTTTTTGTGATTAGCGGATTCATTCTTGCTCTGCCTTTTGCGGGCCATTATTTGAAGCAAAAGCGCAACGTCGCGCTAAAGCAGTATTTTCTGCGCCGGGTAACGCGCCTGGAGCCTCCCTATCTGCTGGCGCTGGTGATTCTATTCCTGGCCTCCATCGCGGTGGGTAAATACACGTTTGCAGAGCTATTCCCAAGTCTGCTAGCTTCAGTCGTGTATCTGCACAACATCATTTTTCAGCAGTATCCGCTAGTGACCGTCATCGCTTGGTCGTTGGAAGTCGAAGTCCAGTTTTACATACTGGCGCCCTTGCTGGCAACAGTTTTTGCCCTGCCACCCTGGGGACGGCGTCTGGCTCTGCTGACGGGTATCCTCGGAATGCCGCTCTTGCAGGCAGCGGTGTCTTTACCTTTTGTATCGCTTTACAATTTCCTGCAATTCTTTCTAACGGGCTTTCTGCTGGCGGATGTGTACCTGACCGAGCGTGTGCAACTACCGAATCGCGGGTGGAGCATAGTAGGGGGGAGCCTACTGCTCTTTTCCATTCTTTGGTTGGACATGCACGCGAGCTTGTGGCAAAAAAGTGTTTACCCATTAGCGATTGGCTCGTTCTTCTTTCTGGTGTTTGCGGTCCCGTTTTGGCGTAAATTGTTCAGCCGCCAAGTGCTGGCCGTTATCGGGGGAATGTGTTACTCCATCTACCTCTGGCATTACGCGCTGATTTCGCTCTTTGGACCCTTGCTGCTGAAAAAGCAGATAACCGCCTATTTTCTGACGGATTTCTTCCTTTACACGCTGCTGCAACTGATTCCCATCTTGGTGTTTAGTAGCCTGTACTTTTACCTGATCGAAAAGCCCTGCATGCGTCGTGACTGGTACAAGCACCTCTGGTTCTGGAAATCGCAGGCCTATCCGGTCAACAAGTGA
- a CDS encoding glycosyltransferase family 4 protein yields the protein MSLTPSEEHVLLVWNRIGDYHRARWQALAQQLGTDRVFGADLGAADLLYKWESTDQTQATYVLLSEQPVDQADLLTRIKRFRRVVQERRITTVCLSGYGQVEYRIFIAIARRMGCRVILFAESWYGTNPWVNRIKRFFFRRWVDGWLVSGVRAQAHFVNRLGIDPTRIRTGYSVVDNHHFAQGNKAKDSSLPTLLCVARFSEEKNLTALLKAFRKSRLIDQWRLQLVGGGPQQKELETLATHPHTQLHGWVAYAQLPDLYAQADAFVLPSVFEPWGLVVNEAMAAGLPVLVSEQCGCAPDLVSSENGWVFDAEKEETLVAVLNQLAEVSVESLRARGKRSQEIIQHFTPDTWASAIVALLQENPSVTDVKIPVQQAR from the coding sequence ATGTCCCTAACCCCGTCTGAAGAACATGTTTTGTTGGTCTGGAATCGCATTGGCGACTATCACCGGGCGCGGTGGCAGGCCCTAGCCCAGCAACTTGGAACCGACCGGGTATTTGGGGCAGATCTGGGCGCGGCCGATCTCCTGTACAAGTGGGAGAGTACGGATCAGACGCAGGCTACCTACGTGCTTCTGTCCGAGCAACCGGTCGACCAGGCGGATCTTCTCACGCGCATAAAGCGGTTTCGACGCGTGGTGCAGGAACGCCGGATTACCACCGTCTGTCTGTCGGGATACGGGCAGGTGGAGTACCGTATCTTCATCGCCATTGCCCGCCGCATGGGCTGTCGTGTGATTCTCTTCGCCGAATCGTGGTACGGAACTAATCCGTGGGTGAACCGAATCAAACGTTTCTTTTTCCGACGTTGGGTCGATGGCTGGCTGGTGTCGGGTGTGCGGGCTCAGGCACATTTTGTGAACCGACTAGGCATTGATCCCACCCGGATCAGGACGGGTTATAGTGTCGTGGACAACCATCATTTCGCGCAAGGGAATAAAGCGAAAGACAGCTCCCTGCCTACCTTATTGTGCGTAGCGCGGTTCAGTGAAGAAAAGAACCTGACCGCCCTTCTTAAGGCCTTTCGCAAATCGCGACTTATCGATCAGTGGCGTTTGCAGCTTGTGGGAGGTGGTCCGCAGCAGAAGGAGCTGGAAACGCTTGCCACTCATCCACACACCCAACTGCACGGTTGGGTAGCATATGCGCAACTGCCCGACCTCTATGCCCAGGCCGATGCGTTCGTTCTGCCGAGTGTGTTTGAACCCTGGGGCTTGGTGGTGAACGAAGCGATGGCGGCGGGTTTGCCGGTGCTGGTGTCAGAACAGTGCGGCTGTGCCCCCGATCTGGTATCGTCCGAAAATGGGTGGGTGTTTGATGCCGAAAAAGAGGAAACATTGGTAGCAGTGCTGAACCAACTGGCCGAGGTTTCGGTCGAAAGCCTGCGCGCCCGGGGCAAACGTTCGCAAGAAATCATTCAGCATTTTACACCTGACACCTGGGCGTCGGCCATTGTCGCGTTGTTGCAGGAGAATCCTTCGGTTACTGATGTGAAGATTCCCGTGCAGCAAGCGCGGTAA
- a CDS encoding GDSL-type esterase/lipase family protein, which translates to MQKIILWSSLALNLCALLAVVVLSARFSLWDKFIYYGRSLPRQPVWQEEVRKHQAYAQLHRQPVRIVMVGNSLVHGGEWAELLQRSDVVNRGISGDVTRGILDRLEPVLALKPRYVCIMAGINDLSARRSVADVFAIYRQIIETCRAEGINPILMSTLYTRMPDYLNQEVAALNQALQRYAQQENIAYLDLNPILAPEGRLQLAYTYDGVHLTAEGYLRWAEALRTLLQTLAPL; encoded by the coding sequence ATGCAAAAAATCATCTTGTGGAGCTCGCTTGCGTTAAACCTCTGCGCCTTGCTGGCGGTGGTTGTGCTGAGTGCGCGCTTTAGCCTGTGGGATAAGTTTATCTACTACGGCCGGTCGTTGCCCCGGCAGCCGGTCTGGCAGGAGGAAGTGCGTAAGCATCAGGCGTATGCGCAATTGCATCGCCAGCCCGTCCGCATCGTGATGGTCGGAAACTCGCTGGTGCACGGAGGCGAGTGGGCCGAATTGTTGCAACGATCAGACGTAGTCAACCGGGGCATCAGCGGCGACGTTACGCGGGGCATCCTCGATCGGCTGGAGCCGGTCCTGGCGTTGAAGCCACGCTACGTCTGCATCATGGCCGGGATCAACGACCTGAGTGCTCGCCGTTCGGTGGCTGACGTATTTGCGATCTACCGGCAGATCATCGAAACTTGCCGTGCCGAGGGGATCAACCCCATTCTGATGTCTACGCTCTATACGCGCATGCCCGACTACCTGAACCAGGAGGTGGCGGCGTTAAATCAGGCGTTGCAACGCTATGCGCAACAAGAAAATATCGCCTACCTGGATCTAAACCCGATACTAGCGCCAGAGGGGCGTCTTCAACTGGCCTATACGTACGATGGCGTGCACCTCACGGCAGAAGGTTATCTTCGTTGGGCCGAAGCATTACGTACGCTGTTGCAAACCCTCGCCCCCCTATAG
- a CDS encoding glycosyltransferase: MTLARVINLVDNVTPVNTGIWQAAIATAPRLKAHYGVTSELWFPDRDAFEPEQFPDTTAVPLASLQTKHALPTAQARGATPTDTLVVSHGNWHFPTRWGAALRQAGYAWVYVPHGMLEPWSLRQKRLKKWVYYRLFEERMLRQADAVRAVGGPERDNLLRRFPHVHLIPNGVPKLDGVSLQKPARRTVLFMARLHHKKGVVPLVEAWLQSPLHNHPDYRLVVAGPDDGELPRIKALLPPSDETNIEYVGAVFGEAKQRLLQESQFFALPSYSEGFPTTVPEVMQHGLIPLISKGCNFPEVFAVGLVIPAEPAVASIGQALHRLPEISEERREVWAKQARDFVWQHYTLQEIAAQQMALYTRLLTKN, from the coding sequence ATGACACTCGCACGCGTCATCAACCTGGTCGATAATGTGACGCCGGTCAACACCGGCATCTGGCAGGCCGCCATTGCAACGGCACCGCGCCTGAAAGCGCACTACGGTGTGACGTCGGAACTGTGGTTCCCGGATCGTGATGCCTTCGAACCCGAGCAGTTCCCGGATACCACCGCCGTTCCACTCGCCTCACTCCAAACAAAACACGCGTTGCCGACCGCTCAGGCGCGCGGTGCTACGCCCACCGACACGCTGGTCGTTTCGCACGGCAACTGGCATTTTCCGACGCGTTGGGGGGCTGCCTTGCGCCAGGCCGGATACGCCTGGGTATACGTGCCGCACGGCATGCTAGAGCCCTGGAGCCTGCGGCAGAAACGACTGAAGAAGTGGGTGTATTACCGATTGTTTGAAGAACGGATGCTGCGGCAGGCCGATGCGGTGCGGGCGGTGGGGGGACCCGAACGCGATAATCTGTTGCGGCGGTTTCCGCACGTGCATTTGATTCCAAATGGCGTGCCCAAACTGGACGGCGTTTCATTGCAAAAGCCCGCGCGGCGGACGGTGCTGTTCATGGCACGATTGCATCATAAAAAAGGCGTGGTGCCGCTGGTCGAAGCCTGGTTGCAATCTCCGTTGCACAATCATCCGGACTACCGCCTGGTGGTAGCCGGGCCGGACGACGGCGAACTGCCTCGGATAAAGGCGCTACTCCCGCCCTCGGACGAAACGAACATCGAATACGTGGGGGCGGTATTTGGCGAAGCCAAACAACGACTGTTGCAGGAGAGTCAGTTTTTTGCATTGCCCTCGTATAGCGAAGGCTTCCCGACTACCGTTCCGGAAGTGATGCAACACGGGCTGATTCCCCTCATCAGTAAGGGCTGCAACTTTCCGGAGGTATTTGCCGTCGGGCTGGTCATTCCGGCAGAACCCGCGGTGGCATCGATCGGACAGGCACTTCATCGTTTACCGGAAATTAGCGAAGAAAGGCGCGAAGTGTGGGCGAAGCAGGCACGCGATTTTGTGTGGCAGCATTACACGCTCCAGGAAATTGCCGCCCAGCAGATGGCGCTTTACACACGGCTCTTAACGAAAAACTGA
- a CDS encoding oligosaccharide repeat unit polymerase: protein MPIEVVEFLVTSLLVLSGLYFFRKNDEFLILLALFLLNTGLYRYEVVQSGVVNWVRVAYSTGVDFFTMTDELALEALNLFLLGTAVMMASYAFFRKQLRPLRAVDSEELFKGFIKKKKNLIIGLFVFFLVANSFARGAIRGAIAYGNSYALLFGMAIGGIILLMYLVFKNMTFKRAGLSKLVFGALIVFAATMSYGTSGRFKFLSWAIGIGILVVKDMKPWKKVQLYAAGGFGLIVLFALAGVARMQSVENMTTSEKVSVALDRFSAGEDQNMLDGFMMVLQVYPELLNYHYGTEHLEILARPIPRSLWPDKPVGGYANKLGLNDNMGGATVGISQTIYGSFFGEGGIPGIIIFSILYGWLFARLFRYAERYRSDMRWLIKGMVLASAVPLLRGGDLPGIYAFIGMSFWPVFILIYQYNQHLKKLERRRKRALRQAATTTAPAEVVLS from the coding sequence ATGCCTATTGAGGTTGTAGAGTTTTTGGTAACGTCTTTACTGGTGCTTTCTGGATTGTACTTTTTCAGAAAGAACGACGAGTTTCTGATATTACTTGCCCTGTTCTTACTGAATACGGGGCTTTATCGCTACGAAGTAGTTCAGTCAGGAGTCGTGAATTGGGTGCGGGTTGCGTACAGCACAGGCGTTGATTTTTTCACCATGACCGACGAACTGGCGTTGGAAGCACTTAACCTTTTTTTATTGGGAACAGCCGTTATGATGGCCTCCTACGCTTTTTTTCGAAAGCAATTAAGGCCGCTGCGTGCCGTAGACTCAGAAGAGCTTTTTAAGGGTTTTATAAAGAAGAAGAAAAATCTGATCATTGGGTTGTTTGTGTTTTTTCTGGTCGCCAACTCTTTTGCTAGAGGTGCCATCCGCGGGGCTATTGCCTATGGCAATAGCTATGCACTGCTGTTCGGGATGGCCATTGGCGGGATTATTCTCTTGATGTACCTGGTTTTCAAAAACATGACCTTCAAGCGGGCGGGTTTGTCAAAGCTGGTATTTGGAGCGCTGATTGTGTTCGCCGCTACTATGTCGTATGGAACGAGTGGGAGGTTTAAGTTTCTTTCGTGGGCCATCGGCATTGGAATCTTGGTGGTGAAAGACATGAAGCCGTGGAAAAAGGTCCAATTATATGCCGCGGGAGGGTTTGGTCTGATTGTCTTGTTTGCATTAGCCGGCGTGGCGCGAATGCAAAGCGTGGAAAATATGACGACCAGCGAGAAGGTTTCCGTGGCGCTTGACCGATTTAGCGCGGGAGAGGACCAAAACATGCTGGATGGGTTCATGATGGTGCTGCAAGTATATCCTGAATTGCTGAATTACCATTATGGTACCGAACACCTGGAGATTCTGGCGCGCCCTATCCCCAGGTCATTGTGGCCCGATAAGCCCGTGGGAGGGTATGCCAATAAGTTAGGATTGAATGACAATATGGGAGGGGCAACCGTGGGGATTTCTCAGACCATTTATGGGTCGTTTTTTGGGGAAGGGGGCATTCCGGGTATCATCATCTTTTCGATTCTGTACGGATGGCTTTTTGCGCGCCTTTTCCGCTATGCGGAGCGTTACCGGTCCGATATGCGCTGGCTGATCAAAGGCATGGTGTTGGCATCGGCGGTGCCTTTGCTACGAGGAGGCGATTTGCCAGGAATCTATGCGTTCATCGGTATGAGTTTCTGGCCGGTGTTTATTCTAATCTACCAGTACAACCAACACCTGAAAAAGCTTGAGCGCCGCAGAAAAAGAGCGCTACGGCAGGCGGCGACGACCACTGCGCCCGCGGAAGTAGTACTCTCCTGA
- a CDS encoding glycosyltransferase family 2 protein, with the protein MKVSIITVVYNGASTIRQTLESVLSQRGVDLEYILIDGASTDGTTEILQSYRHRIDTLVSEPDGGLYDAMNKGLALATGEYIGTLNADDFYPGEDILQNVVRKLEATGADSLYGDLKYVDQENTAKVVRNWQAGLFRHDSFLYGWMPPHPTFFARKQVYERWGGFRTELRTAADYELMLRLLYKHRISTCYLPQTLVHMRTGGVSNQTVTARWRANREDRRAWDMNALRPRPYTLLLKPLRKVVQFLER; encoded by the coding sequence ATGAAGGTATCCATCATTACTGTAGTGTATAACGGTGCTTCTACAATCCGGCAAACCCTGGAGTCGGTGCTGTCGCAACGTGGGGTCGATCTGGAATACATTCTGATCGATGGTGCCTCGACCGATGGCACAACGGAAATTCTCCAGAGCTACCGGCACCGCATCGACACCCTGGTGTCCGAACCCGACGGGGGCCTGTACGACGCCATGAACAAAGGACTGGCGTTGGCGACGGGCGAATACATCGGGACGCTGAACGCCGACGACTTCTATCCCGGCGAGGACATCCTGCAAAACGTGGTGCGAAAGCTGGAGGCGACCGGTGCGGATAGTTTATACGGCGACTTAAAATACGTGGACCAGGAAAACACGGCCAAAGTGGTGCGAAACTGGCAAGCGGGTCTGTTCCGTCACGATTCGTTCCTGTACGGATGGATGCCACCGCATCCTACTTTCTTTGCCAGAAAACAAGTCTACGAACGGTGGGGGGGATTTCGCACCGAACTGCGTACCGCTGCCGACTATGAGCTGATGCTCCGGCTGTTGTACAAGCATCGTATCTCGACGTGCTACCTGCCGCAGACGCTGGTGCACATGCGTACCGGGGGCGTTAGTAATCAGACGGTAACGGCTCGCTGGCGTGCCAACCGGGAAGATCGCCGCGCGTGGGACATGAACGCACTCCGGCCGCGGCCGTATACCTTGCTGCTCAAGCCGTTGCGGAAGGTCGTGCAGTTTTTGGAACGGTAA
- a CDS encoding O-antigen polymerase, translating to MDVSLQDLWVPILTHLVNFGVSVWVVHEKGGLRANLPYSLVLGLYFVFTFYTPVVNVWAGNLTLYGHAFGAYVESGLLLYSMGVAAFSLGYLLLPAPARRPLKSRWSAAWVQQKLPMLWGIFAGVIFVNLLILGVLSNRWSLTLLFYAGGYSPYLEACTDSLITLFTLALVCRVRLRWLVVAGVLLFGLFMLAGWRYRIVMLLIIVGGWWLMQARVSPRFWTKAVLGTVLAGIVVMWITLNRAVIVHGWYEAITFDLTQFDESEIRYQTNNSQAFFSVLEYLDRPDVSFDYGRTMFGFILVRPLPAFLFPEGQKPDPPALTLLHQAFAPTDERVTAALTNLGEWYVAFGLPGVVLGMMAFGCLLSRFPPPRMARASTSDVAPMPEQRPAAPVLHQTLYLLLTAWLFQYVTRGYLPQHVELAVYLMLPLGALAWWARREAKR from the coding sequence GTGGACGTTTCCCTTCAAGATTTGTGGGTACCGATCCTGACGCATCTCGTCAACTTCGGCGTTAGCGTGTGGGTCGTGCACGAAAAGGGGGGATTGCGCGCAAATCTTCCTTATAGTCTGGTATTGGGGTTATATTTTGTTTTCACATTCTACACACCTGTTGTCAACGTCTGGGCCGGCAACCTGACGTTGTACGGTCATGCATTCGGCGCGTATGTAGAGTCTGGACTCTTGCTGTACAGCATGGGCGTCGCCGCCTTTTCGTTAGGATATTTGTTACTTCCTGCTCCTGCCCGCAGGCCGCTGAAGTCGCGCTGGTCGGCCGCTTGGGTCCAACAAAAATTGCCGATGCTGTGGGGTATTTTTGCTGGAGTAATCTTTGTTAACTTGCTGATTTTAGGTGTCTTGTCGAATCGGTGGTCACTGACGCTGCTGTTTTACGCCGGCGGCTATTCGCCCTATTTGGAGGCCTGCACCGATTCACTGATCACGCTCTTCACGCTGGCGCTTGTGTGTCGAGTGCGCCTCCGGTGGCTTGTAGTGGCTGGCGTGTTGCTGTTCGGATTATTCATGCTGGCCGGATGGCGCTACCGTATTGTGATGCTTCTCATTATAGTCGGGGGATGGTGGCTGATGCAGGCGCGGGTCTCGCCCCGCTTCTGGACAAAAGCCGTATTGGGGACCGTACTGGCAGGCATCGTCGTGATGTGGATTACCTTGAATCGTGCGGTGATCGTCCACGGCTGGTACGAAGCCATCACGTTTGACCTGACGCAGTTCGACGAGTCTGAAATTCGGTACCAGACCAACAATTCGCAGGCATTCTTTTCGGTACTGGAATACCTGGACCGTCCTGACGTTTCGTTCGACTACGGACGCACCATGTTTGGCTTTATTCTGGTGCGTCCGTTGCCTGCATTTTTGTTTCCGGAGGGCCAAAAGCCCGACCCGCCCGCGCTGACGCTCCTCCACCAGGCATTTGCGCCTACCGACGAGCGCGTCACGGCGGCGCTGACCAACCTTGGCGAATGGTACGTGGCCTTCGGGTTGCCGGGAGTGGTGCTGGGAATGATGGCGTTCGGTTGTTTGCTGAGCCGGTTTCCTCCGCCCCGTATGGCCAGGGCTTCCACCTCGGACGTGGCCCCCATGCCTGAACAACGTCCTGCGGCGCCGGTGTTGCACCAGACCCTATATCTGTTGCTGACCGCCTGGCTGTTTCAGTACGTTACCCGGGGATATTTGCCGCAGCATGTGGAACTGGCCGTTTACCTGATGCTCCCTTTAGGAGCCCTGGCGTGGTGGGCCCGGCGCGAAGCCAAACGATAG